A genomic segment from Nicotiana tabacum cultivar K326 chromosome 7, ASM71507v2, whole genome shotgun sequence encodes:
- the LOC107761084 gene encoding uncharacterized protein LOC107761084 isoform X1, with amino-acid sequence MALSTQPPPLDPPSTTTTTTITTSTIRPIIPNPIRPPTPQPKLHPFSLQSSHYPPTQNQPPQRLPPLSNPNYSQLVPKPPNNPDPPHHLQGFLYPVASSGRGFLPKPSSSNYPNRPVVGSRPPFGLNHMDPGSVPTAGAGVRPTHLQHSLVGSSPTANSAVINGFPVVTSSSHPKIAPTQPSISDCNGFREGRDRTKDDTLAIIRDRKVRISDNASLYALSRSWLRNGLPDETQPQYMDGVRSLPRPLPLAPQDAESPVKKEGDKEEEKEDGGSVEHLSPKELLQRHVKRAKRIRSRLREERLRRIARYKTRLALLLPPMVEQQYKNDLALGN; translated from the exons ATGGCACTTTCTACCCAGCCACCACCGCTAGATCCTCCGTCAACCACCACAACAACCACCATAACCACTAGCACCATAAGACCAATTATCCCAAACCCTATAAGACCACCCACCCCTCAACCTAAACTGCACCCTTTTTCCCTCCAATCTTCTCACTACCCACCTACccaaaaccaaccacctcaacGCCTACCACCCCTCTCCAATCCTAATTACTCTCAATTAGTACCAAAACCTCCTAACAATCCCGACCCACCACATCATCTTCAAGGCTTTCTCTACCCAGTTGCTTCCTCCGGCCGCGGCTTTTTGCCCAAACCTAGTTCTAGTAATTACCCCAATCGGCCCGTTGTTGGCTCTCGACCACCTTTTGGGCTCAATCATATGGATCCGGGTTCAGTTCCGACCGCTGGTGCGGGTGTTAGACCGACCCATTTGCAACACTCCCTTGTTGGGTCGTCTCCTACTGCCAATTCAGCTGTAATTAATGGATTTCCAGTTGTCACTTCTTCTTCGCATCCTAAG ATTGCTCCTACTCAGCCTTCCATTTCAGATTGTAATGGCTTCAGAGAGGGGAG GGACAGAACTAAGGATGACACCTTAGCTATAATCAGAGACAGAAAG GTCAGAATATCTGATAATGCTTCTCTCTATGCCCTTTCTCGCTCATGGTTGAGGAATGGTCTTCCCGATGAAACTCAG CCGCAATACATGGATGGTGTTAGGTCTCTTCCTAGACCTTTGCCCCTAGCTCCACAAGACGCCGAGTCTCCTGTGAAAAAGGAAGGagataaagaagaagagaaagag GATGGGGGGTCTGTCGAGCATTTATCTCCAAAGGAACTTTTGCAAAGACATGTCAAGCGTGCTAAAAGGATTAGATCACG ATTAAGGGAAGAAAGACTTCGTCGAATTGCAAGATACAAAACCAGGCTTGCTCTTCTCCTACCTCCAATGGTGGAAcagcaatacaaaaatgatctAGCTTTAGGAAACTAA
- the LOC107761084 gene encoding uncharacterized protein LOC107761084 isoform X2 — translation MALSTQPPPLDPPSTTTTTTITTSTIRPIIPNPIRPPTPQPKLHPFSLQSSHYPPTQNQPPQRLPPLSNPNYSQLVPKPPNNPDPPHHLQGFLYPVASSGRGFLPKPSSSNYPNRPVVGSRPPFGLNHMDPGSVPTAGAGVRPTHLQHSLVGSSPTANSAVINGFPVVTSSSHPKVRISDNASLYALSRSWLRNGLPDETQPQYMDGVRSLPRPLPLAPQDAESPVKKEGDKEEEKEDGGSVEHLSPKELLQRHVKRAKRIRSRLREERLRRIARYKTRLALLLPPMVEQQYKNDLALGN, via the exons ATGGCACTTTCTACCCAGCCACCACCGCTAGATCCTCCGTCAACCACCACAACAACCACCATAACCACTAGCACCATAAGACCAATTATCCCAAACCCTATAAGACCACCCACCCCTCAACCTAAACTGCACCCTTTTTCCCTCCAATCTTCTCACTACCCACCTACccaaaaccaaccacctcaacGCCTACCACCCCTCTCCAATCCTAATTACTCTCAATTAGTACCAAAACCTCCTAACAATCCCGACCCACCACATCATCTTCAAGGCTTTCTCTACCCAGTTGCTTCCTCCGGCCGCGGCTTTTTGCCCAAACCTAGTTCTAGTAATTACCCCAATCGGCCCGTTGTTGGCTCTCGACCACCTTTTGGGCTCAATCATATGGATCCGGGTTCAGTTCCGACCGCTGGTGCGGGTGTTAGACCGACCCATTTGCAACACTCCCTTGTTGGGTCGTCTCCTACTGCCAATTCAGCTGTAATTAATGGATTTCCAGTTGTCACTTCTTCTTCGCATCCTAAG GTCAGAATATCTGATAATGCTTCTCTCTATGCCCTTTCTCGCTCATGGTTGAGGAATGGTCTTCCCGATGAAACTCAG CCGCAATACATGGATGGTGTTAGGTCTCTTCCTAGACCTTTGCCCCTAGCTCCACAAGACGCCGAGTCTCCTGTGAAAAAGGAAGGagataaagaagaagagaaagag GATGGGGGGTCTGTCGAGCATTTATCTCCAAAGGAACTTTTGCAAAGACATGTCAAGCGTGCTAAAAGGATTAGATCACG ATTAAGGGAAGAAAGACTTCGTCGAATTGCAAGATACAAAACCAGGCTTGCTCTTCTCCTACCTCCAATGGTGGAAcagcaatacaaaaatgatctAGCTTTAGGAAACTAA